The nucleotide sequence GCGCCGGCGGCGGCCGCGATGGTGGTGATGATCTGCCAGGCGCCGTGCTGGATGGCGGTCACCTCGTCTGACCAGGCGATGTCCCCGCCCATTGCCCGGCCGAGTGCGCTCCCCGGGGGCAGGCCCCGCAGGAGTACTAGGAGGCGGCGTGGGGTCAGGGAGCCGCGCCACAGGTCGAGCAGGTCTACCTGGTAGACGCGTAGGAGGTCTGCCTCGATCTCTGCGGCGTGGTCCCTCAGGAGGGCGGGGAGCTGGGTCAGTTTCCCAGGTTTGCGGCCTCCAGCAGCTCGGTCATTACGGCGCCTACGGCGTCTAGTGGGACGCGGCCGGTGTCCGGGTCGCGCAGGGTGTCTAGGACCTTGTCTCGTGAGTCGCCGAGCAGGGAGGTTACGACGCTGTAGAAGGCGGTCATGTCGCCGGACTGGCTGAGCGTGACGGCCTCGAGGAATTCCCAGGAGGACAGTGCCTCGGGGTCGAGGGCCACGTCGATGCCGCGTACGGTGACTGTGAGGGGCTTGCCGGTGGCCTCTGCCCTCTGCTGGTCGGCGTCGGTCACCTGGGGCTCGGGCTCGAGGAGGGCCGGGCGGGGCTCGGTGACGTCGGTGGCGGTGGGCCGGGCGGGGCTGGTGTGGGGGTGAGGGCGGCTCTGGCCGCGGTTCTTCTTGGACGACATTTCCGGATCCCTTTCAACGATTGTGAGCGCCGGATCCTCTGGCGGTGGGGTGGGGCCCTCGCCCGGCCGGGGATCCGGGGCCGGCCGGGCGAGGGAGCGTGTCAGGCGGACGGGACCAGGGCGGGCGCGTCGGTCAGGATCAACCAGTCGTCGAGTACGGACAGCGTGTGCTCGTAGGCAGTGATCTCCCCGGCACGGAACGCCAGCTCCCCGCGCTCTCCCAGCTCCAGGTGTGGGAAGACCATCCGGTACTTCACGCCCTGCCCGGACACGTCGAACAGGTCAAGAATCCCGGACAATGTGATCACCTTGCGGGAGGAGGGGACGACCAGCTTCGCGACCGCCTTCGTCTCCGACCCGACCTTCTCCGACTCGCGGGACGCGGACCGTACGTCCAGGTAGCGGCGAAGACTGTCCAGCTTCGACTCCAGCAGCGTCGCCGACAGAGCGGACTCGGAGGAGTCCATGAAGGTCTTCACCACGGCGTGCCCCTGGTGACCCTTGATCTTCGTCACAGAGTCGTCAAAGGTCAGGCCCACGCCGTCCTCGCTGATCCACCCGCAGTCCACAAACCCGCTGGGCACTGCCGCGTACAGGCCAGTGACCTTACCTGCCAGGTCCGGGTCATACGCTCCCAGATACAGGGAGTCGTCATCAGAGCCGAAAATGTGGGCATTCGCGGCATCAATACGGTTATTTGCCATAGTTTCTTTCCTCTACGTGAGTAGTCGTGTCGTGATCTGGTATGTGGCGGTCGCCCGCGCACTCGTGGTGTCCGGGTCCGGAGACTCCGACGGAGACGTCCCAGACACCCGCACCACCGGCGACAGCCCCGCCACAGCCCCATGCACCGCAGCGTCGACCGCGAGCGCGAGTTCGACGGCGGCGGCTGTGGTGGGGGCGTAGGAGTCGATGGTGAGCTGGGTGGTGTGCAGGGCGCGGTCGTGGCGGCCGGTGCCGCCGGTGAGGAGCAGCCGCACGAATGTGGCGGGTGCGTCCTTGTTGTCGGGGCGGGTGGAGACGACGGGGACGCTGACCTGGTCGGTGAGCCAGGTCAGCAGGATCTCCTTGGCGTCCACCGCGCGCGGGGTTGCTGTCATCGGACACCACCCCCAGCTGCCTGTTCCAGGATGTGGTCGCGGGCCTGACGGCGGTGGGCGTCGTAGGTCTCGGCCCGCACATAGGCGCGGGCTCGGTTGCCGGTGCCGGTGACGGTGCCGAAGCCTTCGCCGGCGCGGGCACGGACCTGCCCGGCGGCAGCGTCGACGGCGGCGCGTGCATCCGGTGATCGCAGCAGCTGTGCTATGCCCTTGCGGTTGAGGGTGATCTTGGCTCTTGCCACGTTATCCTCCTGGTCCTGTGCTGGTCTCGTGGGGGTCGGTGGCGGCGGCGAGCGTGACTACCAGGCCGGAGGGCCAGCGGGCCGGCGCGCCCTCCACCCGATACGTGGTGCCATGCACCCGTAGCCGGTCGGAGGCGAGTACGTCAGGCCATGCCCTGCGCCAGTACAGCGTCGGGGCTGACAGCACGGTGGTCACCCCGGCGGCCACGGGCTCGGACGTGGCCCCGGACACTGACGCCCCGGCGGGGGCGAGCAGTGCCGGCGGCAGGTCGGTCTCGGTGTCGGGGCCCGGCACACGCTCGCCGTACCGGTCGGTGGTGCCGGGGCCGGCACGTACCCGCACTACGGGGGTCAGGACGCGGCTCATCGGGGCACCGCCGAGTAGAGGAGGTCCGCCTCGAAGGCCCGGCCGGTGCGGCCGCCGAGGAGCTGGGCCTCAGCCTTGCGCAGGAAGAGGCCGCCCTCGGGGTTGGAGTAGGTGAACCCGTCGCTGAATGGTCCGTCGGTGTGGGTCTCGGAGGCCACCAGGCCCCGTGGCTCGACCCCGTAGCCGCCAGCGGTGACGTCGGCGGTCTGGTCGGAGGCCATGGCCCGCTTGACCATGGCGCACACGATCCGCCGTCGGGTCGCCCCGGTGGCGGACGCCCAGCGGGGGCAGGAGGCCTTGATCAGGTCGGTTGCGTCCTCCAGGAGGACCTGCGCGCGGGCCTGCTCGGTGCCGGACAGTGCCCGCCACCGGGCCTCCAGATCCTCTACGGCCGCGAACGTCTCCTGGTCGTCTGCCATGGTCGGGCCTCCCTTCCCCTCGCTGGTGGCTAGTCCTCGCCGCCGTCGACGGCGTGCTTGGCCCGACGAGAGGCCGTCTTGCGGGCGGCCGCCGGGACGACGCCGGCCGAGGGCGGCAGGGAGTCCAGGAGGGCTGCCTGCGTGTCGTTGACGGAGGCCCGCCCATCGTGGAAGTCCACGACGACCCGGGCGCCGTCGATGACACCGACCACCCTCTGCTCGGGCCACTTCTCAGACCGGTAGGTGCGCATCAGGCCGTGACCTTCACCATGGCGTGGTGCAGCTCGTTGCCGTAGCGCAGACCGATCTCGCCGTACAGCTGCACCTTGTCGGTGGCGCCGGTCTTAGCCAGCGGCTCGGCGAAGAAGTGCCCCTTGCCGGGGATCTCCAAGAACGCGGGGGCGCAGTCCTCCAGGGAGACCACCAGGAGGGTGTCTGCGGGCACGTACCGGTCGAGCATGATGTTTGCCCGGCCGAAGTCGGTCTCGATGGTCTGCAGGTTGACGCCGCCGACGTTGCGGGTCTCCTCGCGGTAGTTGTTGTCCTTGACGAAGATCTTGGACAGCTGCCGCTTGAGGGGCGCACCGACGATGATCGTGCGGGTCTCGGACTCCTGCAGGCCGCCGTTCTCCCACGCCTTCT is from Actinomyces sp. 432 and encodes:
- a CDS encoding Gp19/Gp15/Gp42 family protein, whose amino-acid sequence is MADDQETFAAVEDLEARWRALSGTEQARAQVLLEDATDLIKASCPRWASATGATRRRIVCAMVKRAMASDQTADVTAGGYGVEPRGLVASETHTDGPFSDGFTYSNPEGGLFLRKAEAQLLGGRTGRAFEADLLYSAVPR